The Amorphus orientalis genomic interval CGACCGGATCGACCTGTCCCGGTCGCTGTTCGGCCGGGACTTCGCCCTGCCCTTCGGGTTCGCTCCGCTCGGACTGACCGGCCTGATCTGGCCCGGTGCCGACCGGTTCCTGGCGGAAACGGCTGTCGACCGGAACATGCCCCATGTCCTGTCCACCGCTGCCTCCACCTCCATCGAGGACATCGCGGACATCTCCGGCGGGAAGTCCTGGTTCCAGCTCTATGTGGCCGCCGACGAAGCGGTCGCCGACGACATCGTCGACCGGGCAGACAAGGCCGGCGTGGAGGTCCTCTTCGTCACCGTCGACGTGCCGGTGCCCGGCCTCAGGATGCGCGATCTTCGCAACGGGCTCCAGCTGCCCCTGCGTCCCTCGCTCCGCCTTGGCCTGGACATTGCGACCCACCCGGCCTGGTGCCTGGCGCTGGCCCGCTCCGGCATGCCGCGCTTCGCCAACATCGAGCGCTATACCGATCCGTCTGCAAGCGCCGGTCAGCTGGCGAAATTCATGGCGGCGCAGAGTTCCGGCCGTCTCGACTGGGCGGTGCTGGATCGGATCCGCCAGCGGTGGCCGCGCAAGCTCGTGATCAAGGGCGTCTTGTCTCCCGGCGCGGCCGAACGGGCCCGGGATGCCGGAGCGGACGGCATCGTGGTGTCGACCCACGGCGGACGGCAGCTCAACAGCGCGATCGCCTCGATCGATGCGTTGCCTGCGATCCGCGCTGCGGTCGGCCCCGATTTTCCCGTCCTCCTCGACAGCGGCGTCCGCTCCGGCGAGCACGTCGCCAAGGCAATCGCGCGTGGCGCGGATTTCGTGCTTCTCGGGCGGCTGCCGATGATGGCGATTGCCGGCGGCGGGGAAGCCGGCCTCAACAGCGCCGTGGACCACGTGGCCGACGACCTGCGGCGGACCCTCGCCCTCCTGGGGATCACGACCGTCGACGAGCTTGCCGGGTGTCAGATACCTTCCTGATCGCCGGGCGCGTGAACCAGTCTTGGCATCGCCTTGTGTGCGTTGCACAATCGTCATCGCATCCGGCTAGGGTCCAGCGGTGCGGAGACAGGAAGTCGGAGCCATCCATGGTCGATCCCGCCGACACGCCGAAGACGCCCGGAGAGGCGCCCCTTGAGGCGCACTCCAAGCTCACCGCGGGCGAACGCATCCATTTCCAGGTCTTCGAAGGCCGTGCGGAACCGGTCGATCCGGTGCCCACCGCCGTCGTGTGTCCTCACGAGGAAGGCTCGCTTGGCGGCGCGCTGGAAGCCCATGACCGGGACCTGATCGAGCCGATCCTGGTCGGCGACCCTGATGCGATCCGCAAGGCGGCCGACAGTCTCGGGCGCAGCATCGACGGCTTCGAGATCATCGAACGGAAGAGCCATGCCGAAGCCGCCGCCACGGCGGTGAAGCTGGTTCACGACCAGCGTGTGCGCTGCCTGATGAAGGGCCACATCCACACCGACGACTTCCTGCATCCGATCGTCCGGCGCGACGGCGGACTGCGGACCGGACGGCGCCTGTCCCACGTGTTCGTGGCCGACCTGCCCCGCCATCCGCGGCCCCTTCTGATCACCGATGCCGCGATCAACATCACCCCGGATCTCGCCACCAAGGCCGACATCGTCCAGAACGCGATCGACCTGGCGATGGCGCTCGGTATCCAGGTGCCCAAGGTCGCGATCCTCTCGGCGGTCGAAACCGTCAACCAGGTCATTCCTTCGAGCGTGGATGCGGCCATTCTGGCCAAGATGGCCGACCGCGGTCAGATCAAGGGCGGCATCGTCGACGGGCCGTTCGCCATGGACAACGCCATCGACGCCCAGGCCGCGGCCACAAAGGGTCTGGACTCGCCGGTGGCCGGACAAGCGGAAGTCCTCGTGGTCCCGAGCATCGAGGCGGGCAACATCCTCCTCAAGGGACTGACCTTCCTGGGCGGCGCGGAATCGGCCGGCCTTGTTATCGGGGCCACCGTTCCGATCATGCTGACCAGCCGCGCCGACGACGACCGCGCCCGTGCGGCCTCTGCGGCTCTCGCCCTGCTCTACGACCACTGGGCCAAGTCCCGGTCCGTCCCCCTGACCTGACGTGAAGGTGCGCGCGTGAGCGACGTCATCCTGACCATCAACGCCGGCTCGTCGAGCATCAAGTTCTCGCTCTTCTCCTCCGATGCCCTGCGCGAGATCATCCGCGGGCAGATCGACGGGCTGGGAACGCATCCACGCCTCGTCGCCCGAGAGAACGGGGAAAAGGTCGTCGACACCGCACTTGAGGGCGAGACGGCGCCGACCGATCATACGGCCGGTGTCGCGGTGATCCTCGAGCTTCTGCGCGAGCGCCATCCGGATTACGCGGTGGTCGCCGTCGGTCACCGGATCGTCCATGGCGGTCCGGACTTCGAGGCTCCGGTCGCGATTGACGACGCGGTGCTGGACCGGCTGCGCGCCTACAATCCGCTCGCCCCGCTGCATCAACCGCACAATCTGTCCGGCGTGGAAGCGGCCCGTAAAGCGTTCCCCGATGCGGTCCAGGTCGCCTGTTTCGACACCAGCTTCCACCGCAAGCATCCCTGGGTGAACGACACCTTCGCGCTGCCGAAGCATTTCTACGACGAGGGCGTGCGGCGGTACGGCTTCCACGGCCTGTCCTACGAGTACATCGTCGCCCGCATCCACGAGCTCGGGCTTGCGGAGGACAGCCACCGGCTGGTGGTTGCCCATCTCGGCAACGGCGCCTCCATGTGCGCGATCCAGAACGGCGTCTCGGTCGCCTCCTCGATGGGCTTCACCGCGCTCGACGGGCTGCCGATGGGCACGCGCTGCGGGCAGATCGATCCGGGCGTGCTGCTTTATCTAATGACCGAGCGCGGCATGTCGCCGGACGAGCTGACCCGGCTCCTCTACAACGAATCCGGTCTCAAGGGGCTGTCCGGCATTTCCAACGACATGCGCGATCTGGAAGCGAGCTCATCGCCCGACGCCGCGGCGGCGCTGGACTATTTCGTCTTCCGTGTGCGCCGCGAGCTCGGTGCGCTCGCGGCGGTGCTGCAGGGACTGGACGCGGTCGTACTGACAGGCGGCATCGGCGAGAACGCCGCCGGCGTGCGGCACCGTATCCTCCACGACGAGGACTGGCTCGGCATCTCCATCGACCCGGAACGCAACGCGGCCAGCAAGCTCAGGATCTCAACCGATGCGTCGCCGGTGAAGGTCTACGTGATCCCGACCAACGAGGAATTCATGATCGCGCGGCACACTGCACGTATTGCCGCGGATGCCCCCTCGCCCGCCTGACGCCCGTCCTCGAACCCGGTTCCGGCGCGCACCGGTCAGAACGCGCCTTCGTAGCCCCTCTTGTCGACCCGCGCGGCGATCACCGTGAAGCCGTCGCGGCCGAGCGCCTCTTCCAGCTCCGTGGCGAGGGCTTCGGCGTCGTCGACCCAGACGCCTTCTCCGCCGAGGGACCGGGCGACGGCCGGAAAATCGGTTCCGCCGAACTCGACGCCGACGGACGGGCGCTGTTGCGCCCGCTGCTTGAGCTCGATCAGCGCAAGCGACTGGTCGACCAGCACGATGATCACCACGGAGAGACCGAGGTCGCGGATGGTCGCCAACTCGCCGAGCGTCATCTCCAGCCCCGCGTCGCCGACGAAGGCAACCACCGGCGCGTGCGGGTGCTGCAGCTTGTAGCCGGCCGCGATCGGCACCGCGCAGCCCATGGTGCACAGCGCCGACGATTGCAGCACCGCGCGCGGATGATGGGCCGTCCACATCTGGCTGAGAAGGATCCGATGGGCGCCGGAATCGGCGGTGATGACGCCATCATGGGGGAGGACCGACCGCGCCGTCGCGAAAACCTGCGCCGGCGTCCAGGCATCCGAAGCCGAGAAGGCGGACCTCAGCTCTGCCCGAACCGCTGCCGGCTCTCCGTCCGGCCAGGTCGCGTGCCCGTCCAGGGTGTCGGAGAGCGCCGTCAGCGTCGGAGCGACGGAGCCCTTCAGCGTCACCGAAACCGCGTGCATGCCGTGGCTTCGGGTCACCGGGGTGATCTCCACCACGCGCTTGTCGTCGGGCCACGGATCGCGCCAGCCGATGCGCATCTCGATCGGGTCGTAGCCGATGAGAAGGATCAGGTCCGCCGCCTCGATCAGGGGCTTCAAAATCCCGTCGGCCCGGGGTGACAGGCCGGCTCCGCCGAGCGCCAGAGCATGGTCCTCGTCCAGGAGCCCCTTCGCCTTGTAGGTCGTCACCAGCGGAACCGAATGGCGCTCGCAGAACGCCGTCAGGGCGGCTCCCGCCTCGTCGTTGACCGCGTCCACGCCGGCGATCGCCAGCGGACGCTTGCTGCCTGCGAGCCAGGCGCGGGCGGTCTCCAGATCGCCGCCGGGCGCCGGCACCGAAGGTCCCGGCAGGGTCGGAACCGGCCCAGCGGTCTCGCCGCAGTCGGATTCCGCGACGCTGATCGGCACGTCGATGTGGATCGGCCCGGGCTGCCCGTCCCACAGCAGGGTCAGCGCCTTGTCGACCACCGCGTCGAGGCTCCCCGCGCTTGCCCGGAAACTCGCCTTCACGATGGGTGCCAGCAGCGCCCGGTGATCGAACACCTGATGGGTGTAGGTGTCGGCGTCGGCCGCATCGACACAGCCGGTCAGGATGATCAGCGGCACCTTGTCCTGATGGGCGTTGGCGATCGCGTTGACGGCGTTGGCCAGCCCCGGCCCGATCGTCGCCACCAGAATGCCGGGCACGCCGGTCGCGTGCCAGCCACCCTCGGCGAAGAAGCCCGCTGCCGTCTCGTGCTTGGTGAGCACGAACCGCACGCCCGCCCGGTCGAGGGCGTCGACGAGAGCCAGCACCTCACCGCCGGGGATACCGAATGCCGTCCGGCATCCGACGGCGGCCAGTTTCGCCGCGATCAGTTCCGCGCCCGTCTTCATGTGCCGATCTCCACGATACCGTCGGACGAAAGCCGCTCGATGTCCTCACTTGAATAGCCGAGTTCGCCGGCGAGAACTTCGAGCGTGTGTTCGCCGAGCCGCGGCGGCGCGCGCCGGTAGGACACCGGTGTTTCGCTCATCTTAATCGGGTTGCCGATCAGGTCGACCGTGCCCGTTGCCGACGTCGCGTGCGGCATGGTCACCTTCGCGCCCCGGTGAACGGCCTGCGGATGGTCGAAAACCTCGCCCAGATCGTTGATCGGTCCGCACGGGATGCCCGCCACCTCCAGCGCCGAGATCCAGTCGGCCGCCGTTCGCGTCCGGGTGAAGGCGTTGATGGCCGGAATGAGCTCCGCCCGGTTCACGACCCGGTCCCGGTTGGTGGCGAAGCGCGGGTCGTCCGCCAGTTCGGGCCGTCCGGCGATCTCGCACAGGCGCCGGAACTGACCGTCGTTGCCGGCTGCGATGATGAAATCCCCGTCCGATGCGGCGAACGTCTCGTAGGGCACCACGGTCGGATGCGCATTGCCGAGGCGGCCGGGCACCTCGCCACTGGTGAGAAAAGCAAGCGCCTGATTGATCAGCCAGGAAATCTGGGTGTCGAAGAGGGCGAGATCGATGTACTGGCCCTTCCCCGTCTTCTCCCGCGCGTGAAGCGCCGCCTGGATGGCGTTGGCCGCGTACATGCCGCACATCACGTCGGCGATCCCCACGCCGACCTTGGTCGGTCGGCCGCCGTCTTCGTCCGGGAACCCGGTGAGGCTCATGATCCCGCCCATGCCCTGGATCATGAAATCGTAGCCGGCACGCGGCGCGTAGGGACCCGTCTGGCCGAACCCGGTGATCGAGCAGTAGACGATCTTCGGATTGAGCTGGCTGAGGCTCTCGTAGTCGAGCCCGTAGCGGGCGAGCTGACCGACCTTGTAGTTTTCCAGAACGACGTCGGCATCGGCCACCAGACGCCGGATGATCTCCTGGCCCTCGGGCCGCGACAGGTCGACGGCGATCGACCGCTTGTTCCGGTTGGCGCATAGATAGTAGGCGCTCTCCGCGGTCTCGTTTCCGTCGGCATCCTTCACGAAGGGCGGGCCCCATCCCCGCGTGTCGTCGCCCTTGCCCGGCCGCTCGATCTTGACCACGTCCGCGCCGAG includes:
- a CDS encoding alpha-hydroxy acid oxidase; its protein translation is MDLKTFDEFRRSARRRIPRVAFDYLDGGSGTEVGLAESVDAFERLRFVPEVLVNVDRIDLSRSLFGRDFALPFGFAPLGLTGLIWPGADRFLAETAVDRNMPHVLSTAASTSIEDIADISGGKSWFQLYVAADEAVADDIVDRADKAGVEVLFVTVDVPVPGLRMRDLRNGLQLPLRPSLRLGLDIATHPAWCLALARSGMPRFANIERYTDPSASAGQLAKFMAAQSSGRLDWAVLDRIRQRWPRKLVIKGVLSPGAAERARDAGADGIVVSTHGGRQLNSAIASIDALPAIRAAVGPDFPVLLDSGVRSGEHVAKAIARGADFVLLGRLPMMAIAGGGEAGLNSAVDHVADDLRRTLALLGITTVDELAGCQIPS
- a CDS encoding bifunctional enoyl-CoA hydratase/phosphate acetyltransferase, with the protein product MVDPADTPKTPGEAPLEAHSKLTAGERIHFQVFEGRAEPVDPVPTAVVCPHEEGSLGGALEAHDRDLIEPILVGDPDAIRKAADSLGRSIDGFEIIERKSHAEAAATAVKLVHDQRVRCLMKGHIHTDDFLHPIVRRDGGLRTGRRLSHVFVADLPRHPRPLLITDAAINITPDLATKADIVQNAIDLAMALGIQVPKVAILSAVETVNQVIPSSVDAAILAKMADRGQIKGGIVDGPFAMDNAIDAQAAATKGLDSPVAGQAEVLVVPSIEAGNILLKGLTFLGGAESAGLVIGATVPIMLTSRADDDRARAASAALALLYDHWAKSRSVPLT
- a CDS encoding acetate/propionate family kinase, with amino-acid sequence MSDVILTINAGSSSIKFSLFSSDALREIIRGQIDGLGTHPRLVARENGEKVVDTALEGETAPTDHTAGVAVILELLRERHPDYAVVAVGHRIVHGGPDFEAPVAIDDAVLDRLRAYNPLAPLHQPHNLSGVEAARKAFPDAVQVACFDTSFHRKHPWVNDTFALPKHFYDEGVRRYGFHGLSYEYIVARIHELGLAEDSHRLVVAHLGNGASMCAIQNGVSVASSMGFTALDGLPMGTRCGQIDPGVLLYLMTERGMSPDELTRLLYNESGLKGLSGISNDMRDLEASSSPDAAAALDYFVFRVRRELGALAAVLQGLDAVVLTGGIGENAAGVRHRILHDEDWLGISIDPERNAASKLRISTDASPVKVYVIPTNEEFMIARHTARIAADAPSPA
- a CDS encoding thiamine pyrophosphate-binding protein; this translates as MKTGAELIAAKLAAVGCRTAFGIPGGEVLALVDALDRAGVRFVLTKHETAAGFFAEGGWHATGVPGILVATIGPGLANAVNAIANAHQDKVPLIILTGCVDAADADTYTHQVFDHRALLAPIVKASFRASAGSLDAVVDKALTLLWDGQPGPIHIDVPISVAESDCGETAGPVPTLPGPSVPAPGGDLETARAWLAGSKRPLAIAGVDAVNDEAGAALTAFCERHSVPLVTTYKAKGLLDEDHALALGGAGLSPRADGILKPLIEAADLILLIGYDPIEMRIGWRDPWPDDKRVVEITPVTRSHGMHAVSVTLKGSVAPTLTALSDTLDGHATWPDGEPAAVRAELRSAFSASDAWTPAQVFATARSVLPHDGVITADSGAHRILLSQMWTAHHPRAVLQSSALCTMGCAVPIAAGYKLQHPHAPVVAFVGDAGLEMTLGELATIRDLGLSVVIIVLVDQSLALIELKQRAQQRPSVGVEFGGTDFPAVARSLGGEGVWVDDAEALATELEEALGRDGFTVIAARVDKRGYEGAF
- a CDS encoding CaiB/BaiF CoA transferase family protein translates to MTSPAATAETFAQTGPLADIKVVDLTRILAGPTAAQLLGDLGADVVKIERPGKGDDTRGWGPPFVKDADGNETAESAYYLCANRNKRSIAVDLSRPEGQEIIRRLVADADVVLENYKVGQLARYGLDYESLSQLNPKIVYCSITGFGQTGPYAPRAGYDFMIQGMGGIMSLTGFPDEDGGRPTKVGVGIADVMCGMYAANAIQAALHAREKTGKGQYIDLALFDTQISWLINQALAFLTSGEVPGRLGNAHPTVVPYETFAASDGDFIIAAGNDGQFRRLCEIAGRPELADDPRFATNRDRVVNRAELIPAINAFTRTRTAADWISALEVAGIPCGPINDLGEVFDHPQAVHRGAKVTMPHATSATGTVDLIGNPIKMSETPVSYRRAPPRLGEHTLEVLAGELGYSSEDIERLSSDGIVEIGT